From a region of the Epinephelus fuscoguttatus linkage group LG21, E.fuscoguttatus.final_Chr_v1 genome:
- the cdv3 gene encoding protein CDV3 homolog isoform X3 codes for MADLPPEKSLDDFFAKRDKKKKKEKGKGKDTAAGPTSAVTKKTKKEKEKSAKNENQDTQIEKEDEEWKDFEQKEVDYSGLRLQALQISDEKEEEEYEKEEVGEDGEIILVSGDKMSGPWNKSGAAPAPAAAPVQEVEEPESKPAGVYRPPGARLSNARRAPTQGPPEIFSDAQFPSLLSTAKHTETRK; via the exons ATGGCGGATCTACCACCAGAGAAGAGCCTGGACGATTTCTTTGCCAAGCGGgataaaaagaagaagaaagagaaaggaaagggCAAAGACACCGCCGCTGGGCCGACGTCGGCTGTGACGAAAAAGACTAAAAAGGAGAAGGAAAAATCTGCGAAAAACGAGAATCAGGACACACAGATTGAAAAG GAGGACGAGGAATGGAAAGATTTTGAGCAGAAAGAAGTGGATTACAGCGGGCTCCGGCTTCAGGCTTTACAGATAAG tgacgagaaagaggaagaggagtacGAGAAGGAGGAGGTTGGTGAGGATGGAGAGATCATTCTGGTCAGCGGAGACAAAATGTCTGGTCCCTGGAACAAGTCTGGTGCTGCCccagctcctgctgctgcacccGTGC AGGAGGTAGAGGAGCCTGAGTCGAAGCCTGCTGGTGTATATCGCCCCCCAGGGGCTCGGCTGTCCAACGCCAGAAGAGCTCCCACCCAGGGGCCTCCTGAGATCTTCAGTGATGCACAGTTTCCCTCCCTACTGTCCACCGCCAAGCATACGGAGACACGCAAGTAG
- the cdv3 gene encoding protein CDV3 homolog isoform X1: MADLPPEKSLDDFFAKRDKKKKKEKGKGKDTAAGPTSAVTKKTKKEKEKSAKNENQDTQIEKEDEEWKDFEQKEVDYSGLRLQALQISDEKEEEEYEKEEVGEDGEIILVSGDKMSGPWNKSGAAPAPAAAPVQEVEEPESKPAGVYRPPGARLSNARRAPTQGPPEIFSDAQFPSLLSTAKHTETRKDREMEKTFEVVKHRNRGREESGGASMQHLQLDNQYAILGDK; encoded by the exons ATGGCGGATCTACCACCAGAGAAGAGCCTGGACGATTTCTTTGCCAAGCGGgataaaaagaagaagaaagagaaaggaaagggCAAAGACACCGCCGCTGGGCCGACGTCGGCTGTGACGAAAAAGACTAAAAAGGAGAAGGAAAAATCTGCGAAAAACGAGAATCAGGACACACAGATTGAAAAG GAGGACGAGGAATGGAAAGATTTTGAGCAGAAAGAAGTGGATTACAGCGGGCTCCGGCTTCAGGCTTTACAGATAAG tgacgagaaagaggaagaggagtacGAGAAGGAGGAGGTTGGTGAGGATGGAGAGATCATTCTGGTCAGCGGAGACAAAATGTCTGGTCCCTGGAACAAGTCTGGTGCTGCCccagctcctgctgctgcacccGTGC AGGAGGTAGAGGAGCCTGAGTCGAAGCCTGCTGGTGTATATCGCCCCCCAGGGGCTCGGCTGTCCAACGCCAGAAGAGCTCCCACCCAGGGGCCTCCTGAGATCTTCAGTGATGCACAGTTTCCCTCCCTACTGTCCACCGCCAAGCATACGGAGACACGCAA GGACAGGGAAATGGAGAAGACCTTTGAAGTTGTGAAACACAGGAACCGTGGTAGAGAGGAGAGCGGTGGCGCCTCTATGCAGCACTTGCAACTCGACAACCAATATGCCATCCTGGGGGATAAGTAG
- the cdv3 gene encoding protein CDV3 homolog isoform X2, translated as MADLPPEKSLDDFFAKRDKKKKKEKGKGKDTAAGPTSAVTKKTKKEKEKSAKNENQDTQIEKDEEWKDFEQKEVDYSGLRLQALQISDEKEEEEYEKEEVGEDGEIILVSGDKMSGPWNKSGAAPAPAAAPVQEVEEPESKPAGVYRPPGARLSNARRAPTQGPPEIFSDAQFPSLLSTAKHTETRKDREMEKTFEVVKHRNRGREESGGASMQHLQLDNQYAILGDK; from the exons ATGGCGGATCTACCACCAGAGAAGAGCCTGGACGATTTCTTTGCCAAGCGGgataaaaagaagaagaaagagaaaggaaagggCAAAGACACCGCCGCTGGGCCGACGTCGGCTGTGACGAAAAAGACTAAAAAGGAGAAGGAAAAATCTGCGAAAAACGAGAATCAGGACACACAGATTGAAAAG GACGAGGAATGGAAAGATTTTGAGCAGAAAGAAGTGGATTACAGCGGGCTCCGGCTTCAGGCTTTACAGATAAG tgacgagaaagaggaagaggagtacGAGAAGGAGGAGGTTGGTGAGGATGGAGAGATCATTCTGGTCAGCGGAGACAAAATGTCTGGTCCCTGGAACAAGTCTGGTGCTGCCccagctcctgctgctgcacccGTGC AGGAGGTAGAGGAGCCTGAGTCGAAGCCTGCTGGTGTATATCGCCCCCCAGGGGCTCGGCTGTCCAACGCCAGAAGAGCTCCCACCCAGGGGCCTCCTGAGATCTTCAGTGATGCACAGTTTCCCTCCCTACTGTCCACCGCCAAGCATACGGAGACACGCAA GGACAGGGAAATGGAGAAGACCTTTGAAGTTGTGAAACACAGGAACCGTGGTAGAGAGGAGAGCGGTGGCGCCTCTATGCAGCACTTGCAACTCGACAACCAATATGCCATCCTGGGGGATAAGTAG